The proteins below are encoded in one region of Gimesia chilikensis:
- a CDS encoding carboxypeptidase-like regulatory domain-containing protein: protein MTKHTLLLMFGLTLSLLLTACGGAPDDQPELGTVSGVVTMDGKPLPNANVRFYPDAGRASAAKTDDSGHYELVYIRDEMGAIPGKHSVKISTLDEANDPFGDQGSETVPDKYNKKTTLEATVEPGENTINFDLESK, encoded by the coding sequence ATGACAAAACACACGCTGCTGCTGATGTTTGGATTGACGCTTTCCCTGTTGTTGACCGCCTGTGGTGGTGCCCCCGATGACCAGCCCGAGCTGGGTACGGTTTCGGGCGTAGTAACCATGGATGGCAAACCGCTGCCCAATGCGAATGTACGGTTCTACCCGGACGCCGGACGGGCGTCTGCTGCGAAAACGGATGACTCGGGTCATTACGAACTGGTTTACATTCGCGACGAAATGGGGGCGATCCCCGGCAAACACAGTGTCAAGATTTCAACCCTCGACGAAGCCAACGATCCGTTCGGCGACCAGGGTAGCGAAACCGTTCCTGATAAATACAACAAAAAAACCACCCTGGAAGCCACCGTTGAACCCGGCGAGAACACGATCAACTTCGACCTGGAATCGAAGTAA
- a CDS encoding DUF1559 domain-containing protein, whose product MKRNSSVICGVRWRGFTLIELLVVIAIIAILIALLLPAVQQAREAARRSTCKNNLKQMGVAFHNYHDTHRTFPPGWIDGNQTVGDASEAANKNGLGWGTMILPFMDQTPLYNQIGTETNGFTMNWHIGYTGSTSIPSAKTVIPVYNCPSDPMGGINIDKGSFGKSNYGTERLLMGVNKKLQIRDFRDGTTNTILVGEVTTQDETGSTGSCGGAACNEFMGKLWIGARTASWGWERGLQAEDVYFIGYNAPDDFINGGARDPADRFALSSPHVGGVHVMLGDGSVRFLSENIDVNTYTWLNNEKDGNVLGEF is encoded by the coding sequence ATGAAGAGGAACAGTAGTGTGATCTGCGGCGTTCGCTGGCGTGGATTCACCTTGATCGAACTTCTGGTTGTTATCGCCATCATTGCTATCTTAATTGCCCTTTTGCTGCCCGCTGTACAACAGGCTCGCGAAGCTGCCCGCCGCAGTACCTGTAAAAATAACCTGAAGCAGATGGGCGTTGCCTTTCACAATTATCACGACACACACCGCACCTTCCCTCCCGGCTGGATCGACGGCAATCAGACCGTGGGTGATGCTTCCGAAGCTGCCAACAAGAATGGCCTGGGCTGGGGCACAATGATTCTGCCCTTCATGGATCAGACTCCGCTCTACAACCAGATCGGAACTGAGACCAACGGTTTCACCATGAACTGGCACATCGGGTATACCGGTTCGACATCTATCCCGTCCGCCAAAACCGTAATCCCCGTGTATAACTGCCCGTCCGATCCGATGGGTGGCATCAATATCGACAAGGGAAGCTTTGGAAAATCCAACTATGGAACCGAGCGTCTGCTGATGGGCGTCAACAAGAAGCTGCAGATTCGTGATTTCCGCGACGGAACCACCAACACGATTCTGGTCGGCGAAGTAACCACACAGGACGAGACCGGTTCGACCGGCAGTTGTGGTGGTGCCGCCTGTAATGAATTCATGGGTAAACTCTGGATCGGTGCCCGGACTGCCTCCTGGGGCTGGGAACGGGGACTGCAGGCCGAAGACGTCTACTTCATCGGCTACAACGCACCCGATGACTTCATCAACGGTGGTGCCCGCGACCCTGCCGACCGGTTTGCTCTGTCGAGCCCCCACGTCGGTGGTGTGCATGTCATGCTGGGTGACGGTTCGGTCCGCTTCCTGTCGGAAAACATCGATGTGAATACCTACACATGGCTGAATAACGAAAAAGACGGGAACGTACTGGGCGAATTCTAA
- a CDS encoding DUF4159 domain-containing protein — protein MPDRFTAVRFFVLLLCVCLMAGGSLSVPVRAAEPVTRDVVLNSIEQARQYLLKQQQTDGSWQLAARPQQTLVLTSFTLHALLHAGMTPEAPEIQRGLKWLRQQDPVKTHEIALMLETLATAGEPQDLVLLKRFTEKLESGNSEGTNDGAWSFGNSEKNYAHYAALGLYEAAQQGVAVQSATWQRAREHWLKRQRPDGGWGSQNSQYSRGGITAAGIAYLVSTQHRLRAAQTDLNAAGKPDCCGPPFRDEAVEAGCRWLGDHFTVTHNPSTDPVADGSVGYLYYLYCLERVGRLTGRRYFVNSTGQRHDWYSEGAAYLVAHQNPITGAWKGAPVLLEDCEILATSYALHFLARGLTPILVGRLEWGTGTEADQADLPGSAHDTPAAAWNLAQFTSRLQGWPKRLTWQSIDMQRAGPEDLGLAPVVVLDVADAGLLTEPQTRLLRDYLQQGGFLFAVGGCRSPSPDLAMQSLVARLYPKGETQLRKLDGSHPVYRSEFPLSDRQSGAPLVELWGAETGCRTAIIYAPEDLTCLWEKWSPVTRAERSAPFEKYLTRALQTGVNVCALAAGRTLIRELPRTASERKQTDAERIEHRLLNIARIRHSGEWDAAPRALQKLLQAMNQVSAVQVATKPRLLPLTDERLFAHPLLYLHGRYGFALDQGEQLKLRTYLKQGGVLFADACCGADEFDQSFRRLAEQLFPGQRLKRIPVDHELFSRTTGFELREVGFRHPIDLQTKTNKERVTRVAPEIEGIEIDGRLAVLYSRHDLSCAIEHGDRIACPGYVAEDAVRLGLNIVWYSLLQ, from the coding sequence ATGCCTGATCGCTTTACCGCTGTTCGCTTCTTTGTTCTGTTGTTGTGCGTCTGCCTGATGGCGGGGGGATCGTTGTCTGTCCCGGTTCGGGCTGCGGAACCGGTCACGCGGGACGTGGTCCTGAACTCGATCGAACAGGCGCGCCAGTATTTATTGAAACAACAGCAGACTGACGGCAGCTGGCAACTCGCAGCGCGTCCGCAACAGACGCTGGTACTGACGAGCTTCACGCTGCACGCCCTGCTCCACGCTGGGATGACGCCCGAAGCGCCGGAAATTCAGCGGGGGTTGAAGTGGCTCCGTCAGCAGGATCCCGTCAAGACGCACGAAATCGCCTTGATGCTGGAGACGCTGGCCACCGCGGGTGAACCGCAGGACCTCGTGTTGCTCAAGCGTTTCACCGAGAAACTGGAGTCCGGCAATTCCGAGGGCACCAACGACGGTGCCTGGAGCTTTGGGAACTCAGAGAAGAACTACGCACACTACGCCGCACTGGGACTGTATGAAGCGGCGCAGCAGGGAGTGGCTGTGCAGTCCGCGACCTGGCAGCGGGCCCGAGAACACTGGTTGAAGCGACAGCGTCCCGACGGGGGCTGGGGTTCTCAGAACAGTCAATACAGCCGGGGCGGAATCACTGCGGCGGGAATCGCGTACCTGGTTTCGACACAGCATCGGCTCCGCGCCGCGCAGACCGATCTGAATGCTGCGGGCAAACCGGACTGCTGTGGTCCGCCGTTCCGCGATGAAGCAGTTGAAGCGGGGTGCCGCTGGCTGGGTGATCATTTTACAGTGACCCACAATCCGAGTACCGACCCAGTGGCCGATGGTTCGGTCGGCTATCTCTATTACCTTTACTGCCTGGAACGGGTGGGTCGACTTACGGGCCGCCGTTATTTTGTCAACAGTACCGGACAACGGCACGACTGGTATTCCGAAGGGGCTGCGTACCTGGTCGCACATCAGAATCCGATCACGGGCGCCTGGAAAGGAGCACCGGTTCTGCTGGAAGACTGTGAGATCCTGGCGACGAGCTATGCCCTGCATTTTCTCGCGCGGGGACTGACGCCGATTCTCGTCGGTCGGCTGGAATGGGGTACGGGAACCGAAGCGGATCAGGCCGACCTCCCGGGGTCGGCCCATGACACGCCGGCGGCGGCCTGGAACCTGGCGCAGTTTACCAGTCGACTCCAGGGCTGGCCGAAACGATTGACGTGGCAGTCGATCGACATGCAACGGGCCGGGCCTGAGGACCTGGGACTGGCGCCGGTTGTGGTGCTCGATGTTGCAGACGCCGGTCTGTTGACCGAACCGCAGACGCGTCTGTTGCGGGACTATCTGCAGCAGGGCGGATTTCTGTTTGCTGTCGGAGGCTGCCGAAGTCCTTCACCGGACCTGGCGATGCAGTCGCTGGTCGCGAGGCTTTATCCCAAAGGTGAAACGCAGTTACGGAAGCTGGACGGTTCGCACCCCGTCTATCGCAGCGAATTTCCGTTGAGTGATCGCCAGAGTGGTGCACCGCTGGTGGAACTCTGGGGGGCCGAGACCGGCTGCCGAACCGCGATAATCTATGCCCCGGAAGACCTGACCTGTCTCTGGGAAAAATGGTCGCCGGTGACACGAGCGGAGCGATCTGCGCCGTTCGAGAAGTATCTCACACGTGCGCTGCAGACGGGCGTGAATGTCTGCGCCCTGGCGGCGGGACGGACGTTGATCCGCGAGCTGCCGCGCACCGCATCCGAGCGGAAGCAGACCGACGCGGAGCGGATTGAACATCGGCTGCTGAACATCGCCCGCATCCGTCATTCGGGTGAATGGGATGCTGCCCCGCGGGCTCTCCAGAAATTGCTGCAGGCGATGAACCAGGTGTCTGCGGTGCAGGTCGCGACGAAACCGCGACTGCTGCCTTTAACCGACGAGCGACTGTTTGCCCATCCCCTGCTCTATCTGCATGGCCGGTATGGATTCGCCCTCGATCAGGGTGAACAGCTGAAGCTGCGCACTTACCTCAAACAGGGGGGCGTGCTGTTTGCGGATGCCTGTTGCGGAGCCGACGAATTCGATCAGAGTTTCCGACGACTGGCCGAACAGCTGTTTCCGGGCCAGCGACTGAAGCGGATACCCGTCGACCACGAACTCTTTTCGCGTACCACCGGATTTGAGCTGCGGGAGGTTGGTTTTCGTCACCCGATTGATCTGCAGACGAAAACCAACAAGGAACGTGTGACCCGCGTCGCTCCAGAAATCGAGGGAATCGAAATTGACGGTCGACTGGCGGTACTCTACAGCCGCCACGACCTGAGCTGCGCCATCGAACACGGCGACCGCATCGCCTGCCCGGGCTATGTGGCGGAAGACGCCGTGAGACTGGGGTTGAACATTGTCTGGTATTCGCTGCTGCAGTGA
- a CDS encoding tetratricopeptide repeat protein: MLFRALMLLLIVEGTWCGYLFYQRAARPEPVLPETRLMDPLFVEDVEPLVTQVQKDNAPYDWMQLGEALLGQGYYSHAALCFEQVARLMPASRLAESRIAYCLERTGRTSESTDKYLSLLETTEEGREGDRERMQIRYEIGRNYLREEQTDKAEAIFRENLGFLPARYQLAKLLIRSDRIEEALPLIQESLQRVPQSLKFRELELQAYRRQGDMDAVNRSALALARAQHSVPLHPGSDFVEPYRMQYGIDRRVEEFNQRISGGTLDELAGELEQLIALLDNRPTTHYPIFLMRLAEVNLQRKRPEQIGKTIQQLNDLQIHNAETLLYQAQSLGMQDEWDQAAELAQRAALLTKDPDLHQQIADILNQAGQTEASMAAHAQALRLKGMLAYRENQLAEAEALLDQSLSLNPADPQDWYDRGLIRLALGKTEAARSDFQACLDRAPRHGRARRQLTPADYK, encoded by the coding sequence ATGTTGTTTCGCGCGTTGATGCTGTTATTGATCGTTGAAGGCACCTGGTGCGGATATCTGTTCTACCAGCGGGCTGCACGACCGGAACCGGTATTGCCCGAAACGCGGTTGATGGACCCTTTGTTCGTGGAGGATGTCGAACCGCTGGTCACGCAGGTTCAGAAAGACAATGCGCCTTACGACTGGATGCAGCTGGGTGAGGCTTTGCTGGGCCAGGGATATTACAGTCATGCGGCACTCTGTTTTGAACAGGTTGCCCGGCTGATGCCCGCGAGCCGACTGGCCGAAAGCCGCATCGCATATTGCCTGGAACGGACCGGGCGAACCTCGGAGAGTACCGACAAGTACCTGAGTCTGCTGGAAACCACAGAAGAAGGGCGCGAAGGCGACCGCGAGCGGATGCAGATCCGCTATGAAATCGGTCGCAATTATCTGCGCGAGGAACAGACTGATAAAGCGGAGGCGATCTTCCGCGAGAACCTTGGTTTCCTGCCGGCCCGTTATCAGCTGGCCAAATTGTTGATTCGCTCGGACCGCATTGAGGAAGCGCTGCCTTTAATTCAGGAATCGTTACAGCGGGTTCCCCAGTCACTCAAATTCCGGGAACTGGAACTGCAGGCGTATCGCAGACAAGGCGACATGGACGCGGTCAACCGAAGTGCCCTTGCACTGGCGCGAGCCCAGCACTCAGTCCCTTTGCATCCGGGTTCCGATTTCGTCGAGCCCTATCGAATGCAGTATGGCATCGATCGACGGGTGGAAGAGTTCAATCAGCGGATCTCGGGAGGCACACTGGACGAGCTGGCGGGCGAACTGGAACAACTGATCGCGCTGCTCGACAACCGCCCCACGACCCATTATCCGATCTTCCTGATGCGGCTGGCGGAAGTGAATCTGCAACGAAAACGTCCCGAACAAATTGGCAAAACGATTCAGCAGTTGAACGATCTGCAGATCCACAACGCCGAGACCCTGCTCTACCAGGCACAGTCTCTGGGGATGCAGGACGAGTGGGATCAGGCTGCAGAGCTGGCTCAGCGGGCGGCGCTGCTGACCAAAGATCCGGACCTGCATCAGCAGATTGCGGACATCCTGAATCAGGCGGGCCAGACGGAGGCAAGTATGGCGGCACACGCACAGGCCTTGCGGCTCAAAGGGATGCTGGCTTACCGCGAGAATCAGCTCGCAGAGGCGGAAGCCCTGCTCGATCAGTCACTCTCCCTGAACCCCGCAGATCCCCAGGATTGGTATGACCGGGGTCTGATTCGGCTCGCGCTGGGAAAAACCGAGGCGGCCCGGTCTGACTTTCAGGCCTGCCTGGATCGGGCGCCCCGACACGGTCGTGCGCGGCGACAACTGACGCCGGCCGACTACAAATAA
- a CDS encoding FG-GAP repeat domain-containing protein has translation MTLDSYYSFRVDLPELMSAVENSPSPETNPEPNIPDRNGLTLLMLVAVILLPLATWFVLPLVPPLGSLPELYSGGTSYPASPLHFDRSGSLQTASAEGSSKELPLITNVQILDFDGDGKNEILACDAGNNRVLLISIDNEGVQTTRTLIEDVAAPAHATAVDIDADGDLDLVISVLGNIQPDDGVVGKVELFEQTKDGFVRHVILDDVRRVADVQPGDFDQDGDLDLAVAVFGYNRGEVLWLENQGHFQFVDHLLHRAPGTIHVPVADFDGDGDLDIATIVSQEEEELVAFENLGQGKFKTRSLWMTPNMDLGSAGLIHADLDQDGDQDLILPAGDNLEDFDAYPQPYHGCYWFENTGDWKFKQHRISNLGGTYAGDVTDLDGDGDLDVVLVSMTNDWYTPGNASLVWLENDGQQNFKSWQIDSEPIHLVTVATGDLNQDGRPDIAAGALNMRKPFDRIGQVSAWLQRAEGGR, from the coding sequence GTGACATTAGACTCATATTATTCCTTCCGCGTTGACCTGCCCGAGCTTATGTCTGCCGTCGAGAACAGCCCTTCCCCCGAAACGAACCCGGAGCCGAATATTCCGGACCGCAATGGTTTGACGCTGCTGATGCTGGTGGCCGTCATTCTGCTGCCGCTGGCGACCTGGTTTGTCTTACCCCTGGTTCCGCCGCTGGGGAGTCTGCCCGAACTCTACTCGGGAGGCACTTCGTATCCGGCGTCCCCCCTGCACTTCGATCGTAGCGGGAGTCTGCAGACCGCGAGTGCGGAGGGTTCATCAAAAGAGCTGCCTCTGATTACCAACGTGCAGATTCTCGATTTTGACGGAGATGGAAAAAATGAAATTCTCGCCTGCGATGCCGGCAATAACCGAGTGCTGCTGATCTCGATCGATAATGAGGGAGTCCAGACGACGCGCACGCTGATTGAGGATGTGGCTGCGCCCGCGCATGCGACCGCCGTGGATATTGACGCCGACGGCGATCTGGATCTGGTGATTTCGGTGCTGGGCAACATTCAACCCGATGATGGAGTCGTGGGCAAAGTCGAGCTGTTTGAACAGACGAAAGACGGTTTTGTCAGACATGTGATTCTGGATGACGTCCGCCGCGTTGCCGATGTGCAGCCGGGCGACTTCGACCAGGATGGCGACCTCGACCTGGCGGTGGCTGTCTTCGGCTACAACCGCGGTGAAGTCCTCTGGCTGGAGAACCAGGGCCACTTTCAGTTTGTGGATCATCTGCTGCATCGGGCTCCGGGTACGATTCATGTTCCCGTGGCGGACTTTGACGGGGACGGCGATCTGGATATCGCGACGATCGTCTCGCAGGAAGAAGAAGAACTCGTAGCCTTTGAAAATCTGGGCCAGGGAAAATTTAAAACCCGGTCCCTGTGGATGACGCCCAATATGGACCTGGGCAGTGCGGGTCTGATTCACGCCGACCTCGACCAGGATGGCGATCAGGATCTGATTCTCCCCGCGGGCGACAACCTCGAAGACTTCGATGCGTACCCGCAGCCTTACCACGGATGTTACTGGTTTGAGAACACGGGCGACTGGAAGTTTAAGCAGCACCGCATTTCAAACCTGGGAGGCACGTATGCGGGGGATGTGACCGACCTGGACGGCGACGGCGACCTGGATGTTGTGCTGGTGAGCATGACGAACGACTGGTACACGCCGGGAAATGCGAGCCTGGTCTGGCTGGAAAATGACGGTCAGCAGAACTTTAAAAGCTGGCAGATCGACAGTGAGCCAATCCATCTCGTCACGGTTGCAACGGGCGACCTGAACCAGGACGGCCGGCCCGACATCGCCGCTGGTGCGTTGAATATGCGGAAACCCTTTGATCGTATCGGACAGGTTTCGGCCTGGCTGCAACGTGCGGAAGGGGGACGCTGA